The proteins below are encoded in one region of Doryrhamphus excisus isolate RoL2022-K1 chromosome 4, RoL_Dexc_1.0, whole genome shotgun sequence:
- the LOC131127869 gene encoding izumo sperm-egg fusion protein 1 isoform X2: MLMMMLGLILCCAIVTEACLQCDRSIRNMHIDFTLHVVNVRDQVNLKTIMEAAHASYKEESQKKKGVIDPSTLYKAKTEYQNEFKHFLKQQQRGLCPNKCGLLNRRVMDCITCKYKMYSCPSPSGQEDCGEYQVKAEEEGQAVLDCYQPWHSLLLGSREYHYSWAAGVPKDKKLSESDFKDLVVMEDSFMVLNQLQLDDQGTYQCSLQGKDGTKFYQVRYLLTVTPKPTEITRPVMTLPSLSPDDDESFFQSSEGVLVPLMATVTALSLAGCLVFAFVLGKMIIKKHTTDNGEESGGRK; this comes from the exons atgctgatgatgatgctggGTTTGATCCTCTGCTGCGCCATTGTGACCGAGGCCTGTCTGCAGTGTGACCGCAGCATCAGGAACATGCATATAGATTTTACTTTGCACGTTGTCAATGTGCGCGACCAGGTAAATCTGAAAACTATTATGGAAGCAGCTCATGCATCTTACAAAGAAGAAAGCCAGAAAAAGAAGGGCGTCATAG ATCCCAGCACCTTGTACAAAGCCAAAACGGAGTACCAGAATGAATTTAAGCACTTCCTGAAACAGCAGCAAAGAG GATTGTGCCCCAACAAGTGTG GTCTCCTGAACAGAAGAGTAATGGATTGTATCACATGCAAATACAAGATGTACAGCTGCCCATCTCCATCTGGCCAAGAGGATTGTGGTG AATACCAAGTGAAGGCTGAAGAGGAAGGCCAGGCTGTACTGGACTGTTACCAGCCATGGCATTCTCTTCTATTAGGGAGTCGAGAGTACCACTACTCCTGGGCCGCTGGTGTACCAAAAGACAAGAAG CTCAGTGAGAGTGACTTCAAAGATTTGGTTGTGATGGAGGACTCATTCATGGTGTTAAATCAGCTACAATTGGACGACCAAGGCACATATCAGTGCTCACTGCAGGGAAAGGACGGGACCAAGTTCTACCAAGTTAGATACCTCCTCACAG TCACTCCCAAGCCGACTGAAATAACCCGACCTGTCATGACACTGCCTTCGCTGTCTCCTGACGACGACGAGTCGTTTTTTCAATCCTCTGAGGGCGTGCTGGTGCCGCTCATGGCAACAGTCACTGCTTTAAGTCTGGCAGGGTGCCTTGTCTTCGCTTTTGTCCTTGG AAAGATGATTATTAAGAAACACACAACAGACAATGGCGAGGAAAGCGGAGGAAGAAAATAA
- the LOC131127868 gene encoding uncharacterized protein LOC131127868, with protein sequence MPTLDAADSPGKLEQMLNKAYEKIAHLLEDIERMSNELQRKDSVLISLKTRFPTLTNWLETSRFGEFAPPNTTSVLGQTVLWDPSSPCRRPACSTPNKGTPWTEVVVRGRKRAPSGTHGGAASPPLPLSNKYTALSVSEKSATRDPHQESTSVAVATGTMPPLTDTTTFPPLTASSPPVGGCPTGSRLPAQEPTRSATRRKQLVRDAVRHHSSHSSRSSHLARYHTRGPGLGGGVAELACSPEDRAAAPTTLVIGDSIVRHVRMREALTLSFPGATVSDVTGKIPDILNSHPQAKRIIIHAVQSDCFYFWPHPHLRQRDRQIQPSAESQHLALLCLQLPPRRLHQQL encoded by the exons ATGCCAACATTGGACGCTGCCGACTCGCCGGGAAAGTTGGAACAAATGCTGAACAAAGCATACGAGAAGATCGCTCACCTTCTCGAGGACATCGAGCGGATGTCAAATGAACTCCAGAGGAAGGATTCAGTGCTGATCTCCCTCAAGACCCGTTTCCCGACGCTGACCAACTGGCTGGAGACCTCTCGATTCGGTGAGTTCGCTCCGCCGAACACCACCTCCGTGCTCGGGCAAACGGTTCTTTGGGACCCGTCCTCCCCCTGTCGGCGGCCCGCCTGCTCCACTCCAAACAAGGGGACCCCCTGGACCGAAGTGGTTGTCCGCGGGCGGAAGAGGGCTCCGAGCGGGACTCACGGCGGGGCTGCTTCTCCTCCGTTACCGCTCTCCAATAAATACACGGCTCTGTCCGTGAGCGAAAAGTCGGCGACCCGGGACCCACACCAAGAGTCAACATCTGTTGCTGTGGCCACAGGCACCATGCCCCCGCTGACGGACACCACAACCTTCCCTCCACTCACGGCCAGCAGCCCTCCGGTTGGTGGGTGTCCAACAGGGAGCCGTCTGCCGGCACAGGAGCCGACCCGCTCCGCAACTCGGCGTAAGCAGCTCGTGAGGGATGCGGTGCGCCACCACTCGTCCCACTCGTCCCGCTCTTCCCACCTGGCGAGGTATCACACACGGGGCCCTGGTTTGGGTGGTGGGGTGGCTGAGCTGGCCTGTTCCCCTGAAGACCGAGCGGCCGCTCCGACAACCCTGGTCATCGGGGACTCCATTGTGAGGCATGTCCGCATGAGGGAGGCGTTAACTTTGTCGTTCCCCGGAGCCACCGTTTCCGACGTAACCGGGAAAATACCAGACATCCTGAACTCTCATCCGCAGGCGAAAAGGATTATTATCCACGCAG TCCAAAgtgactgtttttatttctggccccacccccacctgcgGCAGAGGGATCGGCAGATTCAGCCGTCTGCTGAGTCTCAACACCTGGCTCTCCTCTGCCTGCAACTCCCACCACGTCGGCTTCATCAACAACTTTGA
- the LOC131127867 gene encoding myogenesis-regulating glycosidase-like codes for MYQIVPVAPRDQHLSEGADNSPLKKRATEEARPLVVASVLGCMLVLAAVVAWCYYSANLRKAQLMKTELLDLNKDGFVIRNKAGAIIFAMTFRSATLDLDSCINEGSILKCTQSDTGKINFFIHAIRPKDTVMCYHVRWEPLEDEHTVEHAMTCNGSHWYGGAESATQHWPISIQGEQQPQPFITSDIYSNRNAFGGILERYWLSSNAVAIKINDSVPFHLGWSERDRMLHFQARYQDSPFKPPEGQQAIAELSYRVCVGSDVTSIHKYMVRQYFPKPAKVPSAEVFKHPVWSTWALYRTSVTQERLLQYASDITKHGFNCSHLELDDCYTADYGEFDFDPQKFPNASDMFDQLRQDGFQVTLWTHPFINYNSVNFGVAVENGLFVRELGGELPALVRWWNGIGGILDFTNPKAREWYSSHLADLKAQYGVTSFKFDAGETSYLPQRFSTLIPLMDPSTFTRRYTEMAIPFSERAELRVGYQSQNISCFYRIIDRDSVWGYELGLKSIIPTVLTISILGYQFVLPDMIGGNAYPEHRTGGLNDGDKLPDRELYIRWLELSAFMPAMQFSLPPWYYDDEVVEIAQTFTKLHESLVAPRVLELASEVLKTGDPIIRPLWWIANEDEAAYKVDSQFLIGDDLMVAPVLEPGKQERDIYLPAGRWRSYKGEHFVKGPMYLTDYPVDLDEIAYFTWVH; via the exons ATGTATCAGATCGTACCAGTAGCCCCCAGGGACCAGCATCTGTCCGAGGGGGCTGACAACTCCCCGCTCAAAAAGCGAGCGACCGAGGAAGCGAGGCCCCTGGTTGTTGCAAGCGTGCTGGGCTGCATGCTGGTTCTGGCTGCAGTGGTAGCCTGGTGCTATTACTCGGCAAATCTACGCAAAGCCCAGCTCATGAAGACTGAACTGTTGGACCTCAACAAGGATGGCTTTGTTATTCGGAACAAGGCGGGGGCGATCATTTTCGCCATGACCTTCAG ATCCGCCACACTGGATTTAGACTCCTGCATCAATGAAGGAAGTATTCTAAAATGTACTCAGTCAGATACCGGCAAGATCAACTTTTTTATCCACGCGATTCGACCAAAGGACACTGTCATGTGTTACCATGTCCGCTGGGAGCCTTTGGAAGACGAGCATACAGTGGAGCATGCCATGACCTGCAATGGCTCTCATTGGTATGGAGGGGCCGAATCCGCCACCCAGCACTGGCCTATCAGCATCCAGGGCGAGCAGCAGCCTCAGCCTTTCATCACCAGTGATATCTACAGCAATCGTAACGCTTTCGGGGGGATTCTGGAACGCTACTGGCTCTCGTCCAATGCGGTCGCAATCAAGATAAATGACTCGGTGCCGTTTCATTTGGGCTGGTCAGAGAGGGACAGGATGCTTCACTTCCAGGCCCGCTACCAGGATTCTCCTTTTAAACCACCGGAGGGCCAGCAGGCCATAGCGGAACTCAGCTACAGAGTGTGTGTGGGATCTGACGTCACCTCCATTCATAAATACATG GTGCGTCAATATTTCCCAAAGCCTGCCAAGGTGCCTTCTGCTGAAGTGTTCAAACATCCAGTGTGGTCTACTTGGGCTCTGTATAGGACATCTGTCACCCAGGAGAGGCTACTCCAATATGCCTCTGACATCACCAAACATGGCTTCAACTGCTCCCACCTGGAGTTAGATGATTGTTACACCGCCGACTATGGAGAGTTTGACTTTGACCCGCAGAAATTCCCCAACGCCAGCGACATGTTTGACCAGCTCCGACAGGACGGCTTTCAGGTGACACTCTGGACTCACCCGTTCATTAACTACAACTCGGTCAACTTTGGCGTCGCCGTCGAGAACGGGCTCTTTGTGCGCGAGCTAGGTGGTGAGCTGCCCGCTCTCGTTCGCTGGTGGAATGGCATCGGAGGAATCTTGGACTTCACCAACCCAAAAGCCCGGGAATGGTATTCATCCCACTTGGCTGACCTCAAAGCCCAATATGGAGTCACTTCTTTTAAGTTTGATGCCGGAGAGACAAGTTATCTCCCTCAACGGTTTAGCACTTTAATCCCACTGATGGACCCCTCCACTTTCACCCGGcgctacacagagatggccatacCGTTTAGCGAGCGTGCCGAGCTGAGGGTTGGCTATCAGAGTCAGAACATCTCCTGTTTCTACAGGATCATCGACAGAGACTCTGTATGGGGTTACGAGCTCGGCCTCAAGTCCATCATCCCCACAGTTCTCACCATCAGCATCTTGGGGTACCAGTTCGTCCTGCCTGATATGATAGGTGGGAATGCATACCCGGAGCACAGGACAG GAGGTTTAAATGACGGGGATAAGTTACCAGACAGGGAGCTGTACATCAGATGGTTGGAGCTGTCGGCCTTCATGCCTGCTATGCAGTTTTCTTTACCACCCTGGTACTATGATGATGAA GTGGTGGAGATAGCGCAAACGTTCACAAAACTCCATGAGAGTCTTGTGGCCCCGAGAGTTCTGGAGCTGGCCAGTGAGGTCCTCAAGACAGGAGATCCAATAATAAGACCCCTGTGGTGGATCGCCAATGAGGACGAAGCGGCCTACAAGGTTGACTCCCAGTTCCTGATTGGAGACGACCTGATGGTGGCGCCCGTGCTGGAGCCAGGGAAGCAGGAAAGGGACATCTATTTGCCTGCGGGAAGGTGGAGAAGCTACAAAGGGGAACATTTTGTCAAGGGTCCCATGTACCTCACTGACTACCCTGTGGACCTGGATGAAATAGCCTATTTCACATGGGTTCACTGA
- the dusp2 gene encoding dual specificity protein phosphatase 2 — translation MTSLGEPMEINSHELARILRESTTSAGCVLLDCRPFLDFSLAHINESRNVNWNSMLRRRSKSTEVALEWLIPDKALLGRLRRGEFSPVVVVVDDGRREETVGQMLLTALQNEVHTQICFLQGGFEEFSEAYPELCYSKQVCAGEPEPVSQSGRSTPAYDQDGPVELLPFLFLGSAVHSSRRETLTAAGITAVLNVSSSCSNFFEGEFQYLRLNVEDSLAADIGSYFSTAIAFIDSVKQNGGRVLVHCQAGISRSATICLAYLMHAQRVRLDEAFDFVKQRRDVISPNLAFMGQLLLFEMDVLCQG, via the exons atgacgTCACTCGGAGAGCCTATGGAAATCAACAGTCATGAGTTAGCCCGCATCCTCAGGGAGAGCACCACATCTGCTGGCTGTGTACTTTTGGACTGCAGACCCTTCCTGGACTTCTCCCTGGCACACATAAACGAGTCCCGGAACGTCAACTGGAACTCGATGCTGCGCCGCAGATCCAAGAGCACCGAGGTTGCCCTCGAGTGGCTGATCCCGGACAAGGCTCTGCTGGGCCGGCTACGGCGCGGGGAGTTCAGcccggtggtggtggtggtggatgaTGGGAGGAGGGAAGAGACCGTGGGCCAGATGTTGCTAACTGCCCTGCAAAATGAAGTGCACACGCAGATTTGCTTCCTGCAAG GTGGATTTGAGGAATTTTCAGAGGCCTATCCAGAACTTTGTTACAGCAAACAAGTCTGTGCAGGTGAACCAGAGCCAGTGAGCCAATCTGGACGGAGCACACCTGCATATGACCAG GACGGTCCTGTTGAGCTGCTTCCCTTCCTGTTTCTGGGCAGTGCCGTCCACTCGTCACGCCGAGAGACCCTCACAGCAGCGGGCATCACAGCGGTCCTCAACGTCTCCTCCTCATGTTCGAACTTCTTCGAGGGGGAGTTCCAATACCTTCGGCTCAACGTGGAGGACAGTCTAGCTGCAGACATCGGATCTTATTTCTCCACAGCTATCGCTTTTATCG ATTCAGTGAAGCAGAATGGGGGTCGGGTGCTGGTGCACTGCCAAGCAGGTATCTCTCGCTCGGCCACCATCTGTCTGGCCTACCTCATGCACGCCCAGCGGGTTCGGCTGGACGAGGCCTTCGACTTTGTGAAGCAGCGGCGTGACGTCATCTCGCCTAACTTGGCCTTCATGGGACAGCTGCTGCTGTTTGAGATGGATGTCCTGTGTCAGGGCTGA
- the LOC131127869 gene encoding izumo sperm-egg fusion protein 1 isoform X1: MLMMMLGLILCCAIVTEACLQCDRSIRNMHIDFTLHVVNVRDQVNLKTIMEAAHASYKEESQKKKGVIDPSTLYKAKTEYQNEFKHFLKQQQRGSITSEAIQIMNKGKEILKKHLDTFIREGLCPNKCGLLNRRVMDCITCKYKMYSCPSPSGQEDCGEYQVKAEEEGQAVLDCYQPWHSLLLGSREYHYSWAAGVPKDKKLSESDFKDLVVMEDSFMVLNQLQLDDQGTYQCSLQGKDGTKFYQVRYLLTVTPKPTEITRPVMTLPSLSPDDDESFFQSSEGVLVPLMATVTALSLAGCLVFAFVLGKMIIKKHTTDNGEESGGRK; encoded by the exons atgctgatgatgatgctggGTTTGATCCTCTGCTGCGCCATTGTGACCGAGGCCTGTCTGCAGTGTGACCGCAGCATCAGGAACATGCATATAGATTTTACTTTGCACGTTGTCAATGTGCGCGACCAGGTAAATCTGAAAACTATTATGGAAGCAGCTCATGCATCTTACAAAGAAGAAAGCCAGAAAAAGAAGGGCGTCATAG ATCCCAGCACCTTGTACAAAGCCAAAACGGAGTACCAGAATGAATTTAAGCACTTCCTGAAACAGCAGCAAAGAG GCTCTATCACATCAGAAGCCATTCAAATCATGAACAAAGGCAAGgaaatcttaaaaaaacacttggaTACGTTCATCAGAGAGG GATTGTGCCCCAACAAGTGTG GTCTCCTGAACAGAAGAGTAATGGATTGTATCACATGCAAATACAAGATGTACAGCTGCCCATCTCCATCTGGCCAAGAGGATTGTGGTG AATACCAAGTGAAGGCTGAAGAGGAAGGCCAGGCTGTACTGGACTGTTACCAGCCATGGCATTCTCTTCTATTAGGGAGTCGAGAGTACCACTACTCCTGGGCCGCTGGTGTACCAAAAGACAAGAAG CTCAGTGAGAGTGACTTCAAAGATTTGGTTGTGATGGAGGACTCATTCATGGTGTTAAATCAGCTACAATTGGACGACCAAGGCACATATCAGTGCTCACTGCAGGGAAAGGACGGGACCAAGTTCTACCAAGTTAGATACCTCCTCACAG TCACTCCCAAGCCGACTGAAATAACCCGACCTGTCATGACACTGCCTTCGCTGTCTCCTGACGACGACGAGTCGTTTTTTCAATCCTCTGAGGGCGTGCTGGTGCCGCTCATGGCAACAGTCACTGCTTTAAGTCTGGCAGGGTGCCTTGTCTTCGCTTTTGTCCTTGG AAAGATGATTATTAAGAAACACACAACAGACAATGGCGAGGAAAGCGGAGGAAGAAAATAA
- the adra2b gene encoding alpha-2B adrenergic receptor — protein MGSVPEGGCSLEMSSWNVSGASVPCNQSVLKLAPYSPEATAAFATAITLMVLFTIVGNVMVIIAVLTSRSLQGPQNLFLVSLAAADILVATLIIPFSLANELLGYWYFKSLWCEIYLALDVLFCTSSIVHLCAISLDRYLSISRVTYGRQRTPRRIKAAIVVVWLISSIISFPPLLSLNKSEGGNLASERGPQCRLNDERWYILYSTIGSFFAPCLIMILVYVRIYQIAKQRTRCPPGEPRKEGVGAATPSQPKRHLQANGREDEQSSLKKTANERPPTLAITPSPSEGQAQPSQDPNPNNLQPPSPSPALSPVTNSVETSPHAPPAAPLPSPQSSPAKTKEDVKKVKRQKGKKSDNNNGDSSSTDSEASNGGGRGSASMPGSPAGGGIHSPGSIKRYRNMIATSKGARLAPGRKSRRETNPGAARRKAMLNREKRFTFVLAVVIGVFVVCWFPFFFSYSLQAVCPETCSIPDPLFTFFFWIGYCNSCLNPVIYTIFNKDFRMAFKKILCRNTKGTFF, from the coding sequence ATGGGCTCGGTACCAGAGGGCGGCTGCTCTCTGGAGATGAGCAGCTGGAATGTGAGCGGCGCCTCCGTCCCTTGCAACCAGAGCGTCCTGAAGCTGGCGCCCTACTCCCCTGAAGCCACGGCAGCCTTCGCCACCGCCATCACTTTGATGGTGCTCTTCACCATCGTGGGGAACGTGATGGTCATAATCGCCGTCCTGACCAGCCGCTCTCTGCAAGGTCCGCAGAACCTCTTCCTGGTGTCGCTGGCCGCTGCCGACATCCTGGTGGCCACGCTGATCATCCCCTTCTCTCTGGCCAACGAACTTCTGGGCTACTGGTACTTCAAGTCTCTGTGGTGTGAGATCTACCTGGCCCTGGATGTGCTCTTTTGCACCTCCTCTATCGTTCACCTGTGCGCCATCTCTCTGGACCGTTACCTGTCCATCTCCAGGGTCACCTACGGTCGCCAGCGGACTCCCAGACGCATCAAAGCCGCCATTGTGGTGGTGTGGCTCATCTCCTCCATCATTTCCTTCCCTCCGCTGCTGTCTCTCAATAAGAGTGAAGGAGGCAACCTCGCGAGTGAGAGGGGTCCTCAGTGCAGGCTCAACGACGAGCGCTGGTACATTCTTTACTCCACCATTGGCTCCTTCTTTGCACCATGCCTCATTATGATTCTGGTCTACGTGAGAATCTACCAAATTGCCAAGCAGAGAACACGGTGTCCCCCCGGGGAGCCCCGCAAGGAAGGCGTCGGTGCTGCCACACCGAGTCAACCCAAACGGCACTTACAAGCCAATGGTAGGGAGGACGAGCAATCTTCCCTGAAGAAAACAGCTAATGAAAGACCCCCTACCCTCGCAATTACCCCATCCCCCTCAGAGGGGCAGGCACAGCCCTCCCAGGATCCCAACCCAAATAACCTTCAACCTCCATCCCCTTCTCCGGCCCTGAGCCCAGTCACTAACTCTGTAGAGACTTCTCCTCACGCGCCACCTGCCGCCCCGTTGCCGTCGCCCCAGTCCTCTCCAGCCAAGACTAAAGAGGACGTCAAAAAGGTCAAGCGGCAAAAGGGCAAAAAATCTGACAACAACAACGGCGACAGCTCCAGCACGGACAGCGAGGCCAGCAACGGCGGGGGCAGGGGCAGCGCGAGTATGCCAGGGTCACCTGCAGGAGGGGGCATCCACTCCCCAGGCTCCATCAAGCGATACAGGAACATGATTGCCACTTCAAAGGGGGCTCGGCTGGCGCCGGGGAGAAAGTCTAGAAGAGAGACCAACCCCGGGGCTGCCAGGCGTAAAGCCATGCTTAACCGAGAGAAACGCTTCACTTTCGTCCTGGCCGTAGTCATCGGGGTGTTTGTGGTGTGCTGGTtccccttcttcttctcttaCTCCCTCCAGGCTGTGTGCCCCGAGACCTGCTCCATCCCTGACCCGCTCTTTACATTCTTCTTCTGGATAGGGTACTGCAACTCCTGTCTCAACCCAGTCATCTACACCATCTTCAACAAAGACTTCAGGATGGCTTTCAAAAAGATACTGTGCAGAAACACAAAGGGTACTTTCTTTTAA